Proteins found in one Lagopus muta isolate bLagMut1 chromosome 18, bLagMut1 primary, whole genome shotgun sequence genomic segment:
- the NAT9 gene encoding alpha/beta-tubulin-N-acetyltransferase 9 isoform X1, whose protein sequence is MRINQSTALQGGKVTLVPYGPAHVARYHEWMQSEELQRLTASEPLSLEQEYEMQLSWRDDADKCTFIVLDAERWSEEARGDEECMVGDVNLFLTDAEDPTLGEIEIMIAEPSYRGRGFGKEATLMMMSYGVTDLGITKFEAKIGQENEASICLFKKLHFKEVSVNSVFQEVTLRLDVSDQEKQWLLDQTKHVKKKSYIEEKLPAEVQETDRARFQGKLRTLPEVWTWRTAANSQTGLGTTP, encoded by the exons ATGAGGATCAACCAGAGCACCGCGCTGCAGGGCGGGAAGGTGACGCTGGTGCCGTACGGCCCGGCACACGTGGCCCG GTACCATGAGTGGATGCAGTCAGAGGAGCTGCAGCGCCTGACCGCCTCAGAACCACTGAGCCTGGAACAGGAGTACGAGATGCAGCTCAGCTGGAGGGATGATGCAGACA AGTGCACCTTCATCGTGCTGGACGCAGAGCGGTGGTCTGAGGAGGCGCGTGGGGATGAGGAGTGCATGGTGGGGGATGTCAATCTCTTCCTCACTGACGCTGAGGATCCAACTTTGGGCGAGATTGAAATAATGATTGCAG AACCCAGCTATCGTGGCAGAGGATTTGGCAAGGAGGCGACTCTGATGATGATGTCCTATG GAGTGACAGACCTAGGCATCACCAAATTTGAGGCTAAGATTGGTCAGGAAAATGAAGCCAGCATCTGCTTGTTCAAGAAGCTTCATTTTAAGGAG GTTTCTGTGAACAGTGTTTTCCAAGAGGTGACACTGAGGCTGGATGTCAGTGACCAAGAGAAACAGTGGCTCCTGGACCAGACAAAGcatgtgaagaagaaaagctaCATTGAAGAGAAGCTGCCAGCTGAGGTGCAGGAAACGGACAGAGCCAGGTTTCAGGGAAAG CTGAGAACGCTGCCTGAAGTTTGGACCTGGAGAACAGCCGCTAATTCACAGACTGGATTAGGAACAACTCCGTGA
- the NAT9 gene encoding alpha/beta-tubulin-N-acetyltransferase 9 isoform X3: MRINQSTALQGGKVTLVPYGPAHVARYHEWMQSEELQRLTASEPLSLEQEYEMQLSWRDDADKCTFIVLDAERWSEEARGDEECMVGDVNLFLTDAEDPTLGEIEIMIAEPSYRGRGFGKEATLMMMSYGVTDLGITKFEAKIGQENEASICLFKKLHFKEVSVNSVFQEVTLRLDVSDQEKQWLLDQTKHVKKKSYIEEKLPAEVQETDRAS, encoded by the exons ATGAGGATCAACCAGAGCACCGCGCTGCAGGGCGGGAAGGTGACGCTGGTGCCGTACGGCCCGGCACACGTGGCCCG GTACCATGAGTGGATGCAGTCAGAGGAGCTGCAGCGCCTGACCGCCTCAGAACCACTGAGCCTGGAACAGGAGTACGAGATGCAGCTCAGCTGGAGGGATGATGCAGACA AGTGCACCTTCATCGTGCTGGACGCAGAGCGGTGGTCTGAGGAGGCGCGTGGGGATGAGGAGTGCATGGTGGGGGATGTCAATCTCTTCCTCACTGACGCTGAGGATCCAACTTTGGGCGAGATTGAAATAATGATTGCAG AACCCAGCTATCGTGGCAGAGGATTTGGCAAGGAGGCGACTCTGATGATGATGTCCTATG GAGTGACAGACCTAGGCATCACCAAATTTGAGGCTAAGATTGGTCAGGAAAATGAAGCCAGCATCTGCTTGTTCAAGAAGCTTCATTTTAAGGAG GTTTCTGTGAACAGTGTTTTCCAAGAGGTGACACTGAGGCTGGATGTCAGTGACCAAGAGAAACAGTGGCTCCTGGACCAGACAAAGcatgtgaagaagaaaagctaCATTGAAGAGAAGCTGCCAGCTGAGGTGCAGGAAACGGACAGAGCCAG CTGA
- the NAT9 gene encoding alpha/beta-tubulin-N-acetyltransferase 9 isoform X2, whose amino-acid sequence MRINQSTALQGGKVTLVPYGPAHVARYHEWMQSEELQRLTASEPLSLEQEYEMQLSWRDDADKCTFIVLDAERWSEEARGDEECMVGDVNLFLTDAEDPTLGEIEIMIAEPSYRGRGFGKEATLMMMSYGVTDLGITKFEAKIGQENEASICLFKKLHFKEVSVNSVFQEVTLRLDVSDQEKQWLLDQTKHVKKKSYIEEKLPAEVQETDRARFQGKVGPCEV is encoded by the exons ATGAGGATCAACCAGAGCACCGCGCTGCAGGGCGGGAAGGTGACGCTGGTGCCGTACGGCCCGGCACACGTGGCCCG GTACCATGAGTGGATGCAGTCAGAGGAGCTGCAGCGCCTGACCGCCTCAGAACCACTGAGCCTGGAACAGGAGTACGAGATGCAGCTCAGCTGGAGGGATGATGCAGACA AGTGCACCTTCATCGTGCTGGACGCAGAGCGGTGGTCTGAGGAGGCGCGTGGGGATGAGGAGTGCATGGTGGGGGATGTCAATCTCTTCCTCACTGACGCTGAGGATCCAACTTTGGGCGAGATTGAAATAATGATTGCAG AACCCAGCTATCGTGGCAGAGGATTTGGCAAGGAGGCGACTCTGATGATGATGTCCTATG GAGTGACAGACCTAGGCATCACCAAATTTGAGGCTAAGATTGGTCAGGAAAATGAAGCCAGCATCTGCTTGTTCAAGAAGCTTCATTTTAAGGAG GTTTCTGTGAACAGTGTTTTCCAAGAGGTGACACTGAGGCTGGATGTCAGTGACCAAGAGAAACAGTGGCTCCTGGACCAGACAAAGcatgtgaagaagaaaagctaCATTGAAGAGAAGCTGCCAGCTGAGGTGCAGGAAACGGACAGAGCCAGGTTTCAGGGAAAGGTTGGACCTTGTGAGGTCTGA